A genomic stretch from Sphingobacterium sp. ML3W includes:
- a CDS encoding helix-turn-helix transcriptional regulator has product MKKKEYVISLKMEDMTRELLFPQRSKEYMVLESTSDNMQIQRNCHYRASFFGVLLAEEGISYYRVGDFEYELQKGDILFCVPQEVFKIIYFSADIKQKQIFFSIDMLSDAGFNYRSNDMLKNFSNNPSYIIRGEQHLYKRLAFYIKELAYLNDFKNPVYYSNEMIWHYFSLLMYDIENYSKNFRQQASFSSREEEITSAFFALVREYYVEHHDVQFYADRLFVSRKYLTKVVKKAMLRTPKEIINQILLIEAKILLKNSANNVNQVACLLNFSDQTVFSKFFKKHTERNPSDYKMDDLF; this is encoded by the coding sequence ATGAAAAAAAAGGAGTACGTCATTTCTTTAAAAATGGAGGATATGACGCGTGAGCTGCTGTTTCCACAGCGTAGCAAGGAATACATGGTGCTAGAGTCTACAAGTGACAATATGCAAATACAGCGCAATTGCCATTATCGTGCTTCTTTTTTTGGAGTGCTGCTGGCAGAGGAGGGTATTTCCTATTATCGGGTGGGGGACTTTGAGTATGAGCTTCAAAAAGGTGACATTCTTTTTTGTGTCCCACAGGAGGTGTTCAAAATCATTTACTTTTCCGCGGATATCAAGCAAAAGCAAATTTTCTTTTCCATAGATATGCTATCAGATGCCGGCTTTAATTATCGCTCAAATGATATGTTAAAGAACTTTTCCAATAACCCCTCTTATATTATTCGTGGTGAGCAACACCTCTACAAACGATTGGCATTTTATATAAAAGAACTTGCTTATCTCAACGATTTTAAGAATCCGGTCTATTATAGTAATGAGATGATCTGGCATTACTTTTCCTTATTGATGTATGATATCGAAAATTATTCCAAAAATTTTCGGCAGCAGGCCAGTTTTTCTTCCCGTGAAGAAGAGATTACAAGCGCTTTTTTTGCGCTTGTACGGGAATATTATGTCGAACATCACGATGTTCAGTTTTACGCCGATCGCCTATTTGTCAGTAGAAAATATCTCACGAAGGTTGTTAAGAAAGCGATGTTGCGTACACCCAAAGAGATTATCAACCAGATCCTACTTATTGAAGCAAAGATTCTCTTAAAGAATTCGGCGAATAACGTTAATCAGGTGGCCTGTTTGCTGAACTTTTCAGATCAAACCGTCTTCAGCAAGTTCTTCAAAAAACATACTGAAAGAAATCCCAGTGACTACAAAATGGATGACCTTTTCTAG